The following are encoded together in the Daucus carota subsp. sativus chromosome 5, DH1 v3.0, whole genome shotgun sequence genome:
- the LOC108220761 gene encoding GATA transcription factor 2-like codes for MAFCRNVTLSGGLPSEHQPYHAPATLGSLDDLFSGNTTVEEEDINLEWLSVFIEDCLSTPGNCLLPPASSTLPLDPVPEQPATVEAASMPLRSPPGASRARSKRSRVPCKNPRKSMRWSPDPPLLHQAYWLADSEPIFPKYQEQSIAKEGNMGSSFQGLNGQQPRRCSHCLSQKTPQWRAGPAGPKTLCNACGVRYKSGRLLPEYRPAKSPTFVSYKHSNSHKKVLEMRSMSVLSSFNGD; via the exons ATGGCTTTCTGCCGGAATGTTACACTTTCCGGTGGCTTGCCGTCGGAACATCAACCATATCACGCTCCCGCTACTCTTGGCAGCTTAGATGATCTTTTCTCCGGCAATACAACG GTGGAAGAAGAGGATATAAACTTGGAATGGCTATCAGTGTTTATTGAAGACTGTTTATCCACCCCCGGAAACTGCCTCCTGCCTCCTGCTTCATCAACATTACCACTTGACCCTGTCCCAGAACAACCAGCCACAGTAGAAGCAGCTTCAATGCCATTGAGGAGCCCCCCTGGAGCTTCAAGGGCAAGAAGCAAAAGAAGCAGAGTTCCATGTAAAAATCCCAGAAAAAGCATGAGATGGAGCCCTGACCCTCCTTTGCTCCACCAGGCTTATTGGTTGGCTGACAGTGAACCCATTTTCCCCAAATATCAGGAACAAAGCATTGCAAAAGAGGGAAATATGGGCAGCAGTTTTCAGGGTCTAAATGGGCAGCAGCCAAGGAGATGTAGCCACTGTTTGTCACAGAAGACCCCACAATGGAGGGCAGGACCAGCAGGGCCAAAAACACTGTGCAATGCATGTGGGGTGAGGTACAAGTCCGGCAGGTTGTTGCCTGAGTACAGGCCAGCAAAGAGTCCCACTTTTGTGAGCTACAAGCACTCCAATTCTCACAAGAAAGTCTTGGAGATGAGAAGTATGTCAGTGCTTTCCTCCTTTAATGGTGATTAA
- the LOC108222106 gene encoding glucan endo-1,3-beta-glucosidase 8, translating to MRRGYSWATIFVLYLGVYIVEGIGVNWGTMASHNLPAKVVVKMLKDNGIKKVKLFDANDTTMNALTGSDIQVMVAIPNDQLVAMNTYKRAKQWVQRNVTRYIYNGGVNIKYVAVGNEPFLTSYNNSFLDVTFPALRNIQNALIEAGVGDTIKATVPLNADVYNSPDTNNPVPSGGRFRQDILGQMTQIIQFLAQNKAPFTVNIYPFLSLYGNDNFPIDYAFFDGVSSPIVDNGIAYQNVFDANFDTLISALKAAGYGDMAVIVGEVGWPTDGDKNANINNAYRFYNGLLPKLAANKGTPLRPGFIEVYLFGLIDEDIKSVAPGNFERHWGIFKYDGQPKFGMDFSGRGQNKLLVGAQNVQYQAKRWCAFNPNAKDLRRLAENIDYACTFADCTTLGYGSSCNGLDAYGNASYAFNAYFQVQNQRNLSCDFQGLATETTQNLSQSQCNFSIQILLSGSCQTGPSVVVLLVFSVAIFVGEFLV from the exons ATGCGGAGAGGGTATTCATGGGCAACCATATTTGTCCTATATTTAGGTGTGTACATAGTTGAAGGTATAGGTGTGAACTGGGGTACCATGGCTAGTCACAACTTACCTGCAAAAGTTGTTGTTAAGATGCTGAAAGACAATGGAATCAAGAAAGTGAAGCTCTTCGATGCGAATGATACTACGATGAATGCGCTTACTGGTTCAGATATTCAGGTTATGGTTGCGATTCCTAACGACCAGCTTGTTGCTATGAACACCTACAAACGAGCTAAACAATGGGTTCAGCGCAACGTTACACGTTACATTTACAACGGAGGTGTTAACATCAA ATATGTAGCAGTGGGCAATGAGCCTTTCTTGACATCCTACAACAACTCATTTCTAGATGTTACATTCCCAGCACTTCGGAACATCCAAAACGCGCTAATTGAAGCAGGCGTCGGGGACACCATAAAAGCAACGGTTCCCCTAAATGCTGATGTTTACAATTCCCCTGATACAAATAACCCTGTTCCTTCTGGCGGAAGGTTTAGGCAGGACATACTTGGCCAAATGACCCAAATCATCCAATTCCTGGCACAGAACAAGGCCCCTTTCACCGTAAATATATATCCTTTTCTCAGTCTTTATGGCAATGACAACTTTCCTATCGACTATGCCTTCTTTGATGGCGTGAGCAGTCCCATTGTTGATAACGGGATTGCATACCAAAATGTTTTTGACGCCAACTTTGACACTCTGATCTCGGCCCTCAAAGCTGCCGGATATGGTGACATGGCTGTTATCGTAGGTGAGGTAGGGTGGCCGACAGATGGAGACAAGAATGCCAACATAAACAACGCGTATAGATTCTATAATGGCCTTCTACCGAAGCTTGCAGCTAATAAAGGCACACCACTTCGTCCTGGATTTATAGAAGTGTACCTTTTTGGACTAATCGACGAGGATATCAAGAGTGTAGCTCCCGGTAACTTTGAGCGACACTGGGGAATCTTCAAGTACGACGGACAACCAAAATTTGGAATGGATTTCTCAGGGCGAGGACAGAACAAGCTTCTAGTAGGTGCACAAAATGTGCAGTATCAAGCCAAGAGGTGGTGTGCATTTAATCCGAACGCCAAAGACTTAAGAAGGCTTGCTGAGAATATCGATTATGCATGCACATTTGCAGATTGTACCACACTTGGTTATGGATCATCTTGTAATGGCTTAGATGCTTACGGAAATGCATCATATGCATTCAATGCCTACTTTCAGGTACAAAATCAGAGGAATTTGAGCTGCGATTTTCAAGGTTTGGCTACAGAGACTACGCAGAATTTGTCACAGAGCCAATGCAATTTTTCAATTCAGATATTGTTATCAGGGTCTTGCCAAACAGGCCCATCTGTAGTGGTGTTGCTAGTCTTTTCTGTTGCCATTTTTGTTGGAGAATTCTTAGTGTAG
- the LOC108220597 gene encoding TATA-box-binding protein, with product MAEQVLEGNQPVDLSKHPSGIVPTLQNIVSTVNLDCKLDLKAIALQARNAEYNPKRFAAVIMRIRDPKTTALIFASGKMVCTGAKSEQQSKLAARKYARIIQKLGFPAKFKDFKIQNIVGSCDVKFPIRLEGLAYSHGAFSSYEPELFPGLIYRMKQPKIVLLIFVSGKIVLTGAKVREETYTAFENIYPVLTEFRKNQQ from the exons ATGGCGGAACAAGTCTTGGAAGGGAACCAGCCCGTGGATCTTTCCAAGCACCCTTCTGGAATTGTTCCTACTCTTCA GAACATAGTCTCGACGGTCAACTTGGATTGCAAGTTGGACTTAAAAGCCATTGCATTGCAAGCAAGAAATGCTGAATACAACCCTAAG CGTTTTGCTGCTGTTATTATGCGAATCAGGGATCCGAAGACAACTGCCCTAATATTTGCTTCAGGAAAAATG GTTTGTACTGGAGCTAAGAGCGAACAACAGTCAAAGCTGGCTGCAAGGAAG TATGCACGAATTATTCAAAAGCTCGGGTTTCCTGCCAAATTTAAG GACTTCAAGATACAAAATATAGTTGGTTCATGTGACGTGAAATTCCCCATCAGACTTGAAGGTCTTGCATATTCGCACGGTGCTTTTTCTAGT TATGAACCAGAACTGTTCCCCGGTTTGATTTATCGTATGAAGCAACCCAAGATTGTCCTTCTCATATTTGTATCAGGAAAAATTGTGCTTACTGGAGCGAAG GTGAGAGAAGAGACGTACACAGCATTTGAGAACATATACCCTGTTCTAACGGAGTTCAGGAAGAATCAGCAGtg A